The sequence below is a genomic window from Anopheles cruzii chromosome 3, idAnoCruzAS_RS32_06, whole genome shotgun sequence.
AGGTTTACGCACATTATATTCTTCGTACGCGAAAGCAATAACACTACGTGCTCACGATTAAGCTTAACtagaaatgtttgaaatatgatgaaaaaaaattcgTCATACTTCTAGTACACCATTCCATTTGTATTGTTCACCGAGCAACCTGAAAACCACGACAGGTCACCCTCCCAGTTACGCAAACTCTGCCATATTAAACTTACTTGTGGCCCCCAAAAGCAAACATCGTGCATTTATGAATAATGAAAAAAGCCATTCCGACTCAAACGCTCGTGGCTTAGCGCGAAGCAGGAAAGGGTACGGGAGCATCGGTCTGAGCACCGAAGGGCCTCGTAGGGCCACGACACCGATACGCCGAACTGTTTTCCGATTCATTGCCCGTGAAAACGATTGCCGCTCGAAGGCGTCGACGGGATCGGAATGAATATTAATGTCTAGgacatcaacatcatcatcatcatacaCCCCAGGGTTAACCAGGCTGTCTGTTTTACtacttgtcgtcgtcggcattACCGCCGGACCATTTCGAGGGTCCTCTCGTGCGACTGCGAATGAGAACTTCATATTATTTCTTCGCACACAAATCATCGGTAATGGTTTTGGCGCTCATTATCATTCGAACCTACCTCTACCCCACGGAGACCGGCAGCAGACGTATGATGGCGCACAACATGGTGAAgataaaaatttgacagaacCAAATGTTCAGAATATCCTTTGCGGCGGCGACACAGAATTTGATCGGTGGCGGGCAGGGTAAATATTTGATAGCAAACCAAAGCGATCCATTTCCTCGTGGTGGGTGTAAATACCATCCGCCAGCCAACGCGCAGACCAGTCGTCTTTGACGGGTTAGTCTGCCTTCGCGTGTAGTTCGTACTTTGAAGTCGAGCAGCACTTTGGTGGTTTGGGACTAAATTTTAATAAGTGTGTATTTCAGTGCGAATCTATCTGACATTTCGAATAAACAGAATAGTAACTCCCTGGTGCACGATGCTAAAGGACCGCAAACTGTGGACCATCTCCGCCGGAGCACTCTCGACACCCGAAAGCTCCCATTCCGGGCGTCAGCAACCAAGGTACAGCTTCAAGAAGGAGCTCTTTCAGCTGTTCACCTCCATCAGCGCGCATTGTTACCACCAGTTGGCCCAGGCGAATCGCAGCATTTGGGAACGACTGTTCTGGCTCCTGGTGCTGGTCCTGGAAGTGGCCACACTCGTCACTCTGACGCTGTCGGCGTGGAACAAGTTTAACGCGAACCCGCTGATCACCACGCTCTACGATACGATCTATCCCATCGCGAACGTGCCCTTCCCGGGGATCTCGCTGTGCAGCAACAACCGCATTTCGCGCTCCGCCGCCGGACAGTACGCCCGCAATCTGGCGCAGCGTGACCCGGAGCAGCGCAACGAGAGCTACTTTCTCGAGCAGATCGCACTACTCGGCAAGCTGTACGACTTCGACTTCGAGAATCTGCACCAGATGACCAAGTTTCAGGAATTTCTCGATCTGCACGATGTGAGCAACGCCACCGGCATGTACAACGCCCTGGACACGCTCGGCAAGGTAAAGAGACCACCAGGGTGGAGGTGAGAGGTTTGTGGCTAACTGTGTCCTTTAAGCTGTCACCCCGGTGCGAGGATATGCTTCTGCGTTGCTTCTGGAAAAGCATAGAGTTGCCGTGTATGCTCCGGAACGACATGATTGAAGTGCGGCGCACGCAGTACGGCTTTTGCTGTACGTTCAACTTCGTAGGACACAACGAGGACAGTGAGTAAGTGTTGATGCCTCTCGAGGCCGGAGCCCGGCGATCCAGATTTGGTCTGGACGCCAGCATGCTGCGGCTCCTTCCTAGTTGTAAACCTTTCCCCGTCCTAAATGTAGTTCTTTGGGCTCACAAGAATAGACCACTCAGGTTCCCGTTACTTGTGCTAACGATTACCAAATATTATCCATTTTTTGAAGTCCATTTAGTAAGGAAACCAAACGAGCTTTATTGtatcgatttttatttgtgCACCAATAGTTTGAGTTTCTCTtcgattttccttcgctttttgACAGTTCTGTTCACATATTAGTTGATTTAAGCATCATCTCTAATTATAGTGTAGATAAAATTTTAGTTTTGTTATGTTTACTACTACAGTAGACGTAGTCGTTGATAATGTGAAGTTAATAAACCTACCTACACCATAGTGGAGCAGGGAGCAAATCAAACCAAGTTAAGCACCGCAAACTCGTAACCCTTGGGTCTGTCGTGTCGTTTTCTCTTCGGCTATCCGTCAGAATTCATCCGCCACCGTACCACTTGGACATAGgcggaccggaaatggggcTCGTAGTGCTGCTGAATGGGTCCGCTAATGACTATTTCTACAACTTGTTCAACAACATCGGATTCAATGTACGAAGTATTTCCACCCGAAAAACGCGACTTAATCCCTTAACCGTGACTCCGCTCGGCGCTTGTAAAACGAGGGCAGGAACGCTCCCAAAATCCTCCCACACAGAAACGACAGACGAGCGGGGAGTTGATGCGCTTTCTATTACTTTCCGGGCCGACGGTTGCGTGGTTTCGTTACAGCTTCAAATTTTCAACCCCACCGAAGTGCCGGACATCACCGCCGGCGGAGTGAGCGAGCAGTTTATCCAGCTCGGCACGGAAACCTTCGTCCGCGTGGATGCCATCACCATCTACAGCGAGCCAGACGTGCGGCGTTACTCGAGACAGAAGGTAATGCATCCATTCGCCCGCGGTGAGGTCCTACCGGTCCTGAACCGGGCCGAACCACAAGCACCCGGGCATGCGAGCGTCAggtaattaattcaatttcgaaatgCTTCACGGTGACCACTTGGTTGCGAAACGCCCAGAAGCGCATGGAAGGTATTTTTCGGTACCCAGATCGGAGTGCACCGGCGAAGGGCGAAGGACCCATAGCGCGACGAAATGCCGCGGACAGAATGTACCGGATCGGGTTGGAATTTTACTATCAACGAAATTCTGTAATCGCCCTTCAATCAGGCACCGGGCGAATCGAATGCATTGAAGTGCCTTCGTGATGTGGCCCAAACCTAGCAGCATCGCAGGTTCCGCTTGGAATTTGGACTGATTTTGCGCGAGGTGGATTATTTCCGAATATTGGTGCTACGACCGATGTGGTCCAATACAGATTAGCGAAATACCTAATGAATCGATGTAATTACACGTTGGCGTAAGAATCTGATCGGCAAAAATCGTTACCATGGCAATGAAAGTATTCATTGCCGACTAATGGTAAGGTAGTTTTGAAACAAACATAGTCTGTTTAATATTTTGAACAAATATTCCCGTTTTTGAAATAATGTAAGTCGATTTCTTTACGGTTTCCGATTGTTTGACACAATAGCACTTATGCATTTTTGCTGTCTCCGCTGCAGTCGCCTGTGGAGGACGGTCGGAGAAAGTCTTCCCAAGTGTTTAATCTCGGCCGACACAAATTGTACGACTTATTCAATTTAATGTCAAGTTcgggaaatgttttttttttataatctCAGCATTTGTTCGAAACTATCGTACAATTACTATGCGGGTTCTAGAACTCAACAATAAAAGGATTTTCATCGAAGCTTATCAAACTTAACGACATAGACCGCGGCATACCATTACTAAATGCTGAAAAACGCACAAAGTCAGTTTAGACAGCCAGCGATCCGATTCGCATAGTTCAATCGTCTCGATTCTTACGCGGACAGTGCAAGTTGTACTCCTGTCAATGTCCCTATCTGTCTAGAAAAATCGAGCAAATTATAATATGACTCTGCCTAACGTTAATTATTAATCCGCAGAAAATTGGAATGAATACCCCAATTTGGGATGTTAGTGTACTGTTCATAGGATAACTAGAATTTGTAAACTTTCTTTATTACTGAGAACGGTTAACGCTAGGAACGTAAGCAAATCGTTAGCAAGTCGCTTGAGAGTCCTCGAGCGGTGGACAGAAACAATTTCAACTTTTACACAGCGAACAGACAGCTGGGTCATGTGGTGCCCGTTGGTGTCATGAcgttcccttttttattcCACTGCTACCTATCGTCCGCTCGAGTTGCTGCCGTCTAGAACGTTGCAAACCACATCGTTACAAGGGGAAAGTACCACTTACGGGTTACTAACCGAAACAGTGAACCCTCTGGAGGGCTGGCCAGAACAGCGGCAGGAGTGCTGAACGCAAAACTAAAACCACAGAACAATATTTATGTACCGTACCGTGGACACATGTAGAGTAACTGGCCGTACTGGGCTGGCGTACTGTACCATTTCAAAACCAGATGGCACCGAACCGATCTCCATCGTCGCCCTGGTCGCTGGTCCCTGCGCgatggtggcccgtggaaatGTACCGGAACTTCCGGGAACGGGAATCCTCCTAATATGTGTTGCTAATTTTCTGTCGACCACCAAAAAGCGGCGGCTACAGCGAGTTTCGCCTTTGGTCTCCGCCACTCCGCAGCGCCAGTGTGTGTTCCGGGACGAGGTGCACAAGTACGGGGCCAACTACGGGCGCAGCAATTGCGTGGCCGCCTGCCGCATCCGCAGCGTGCAGGCCCTTTGCGAGTGCGTCCCGTTCTTCATGCCGAtggcccgtggccccgttGGCGGCAACTCGGTAACGATCTGCAATTTGCAGCACATCGCCTGTCTGAACAAGTACAAAAGTAAGTATGGCCGAGAACGGCGCGGTATCCTGGCGACCCACGCAGCGGTACCCTGCGGAACCCCGTTAATTATCCTCGAGCCGCGAGACCCGTTGAGGTTTgtgatttttgtgtttaacATTATCTCCCCTCCTGCGTTTATTGGCGTGTTTGGGGACTGCGGCACTTTggacatgcacacacacacacacacacgcatattTAAAACATGCCACCCCATGCCAGTCAAATGGTCCACGGTGATAACGGACCTCGTGCAGATCGCGGGCCTGGAGAAGGAGATGGAGGAGTCACTCTACTGCCCAGAGTGTCTGCCGGCGTGCTCGGACAGCAAGTACGAGACCAGATCTTCGTCCCTGCCGCTCATACCGACGCGCCGGGATGGGTTCGGCGTGATGGCCGGCATCACCGACGTGCGGGACGTGAGCCTGGTGCGCATCTTCTTCGGCTGGTCGGAAACGTGGCTGTACAAGCAGAGCGTCGCCTACTACTGGTTCGAGATACTCAGCAACTTTGGCGGCATGTTCGGCATTATCGGCGGCATGTCGCTGGTAACGCTGGTGGAGTGTGTTTACTTTGTCGGCCGACAGCTGGCGCTCGTGGTGGTGAGCCACGCGCGGACTACCCGAGCCCGTCACCAGCAACACACTCCTCAGCTGCTGCAGTAACACTAATAACTGGCCGCCCAATCCCCTGGCGGAAACCAACGATTATTAGCGGCACTTTCAACAGCCAACTAATAGGGGCCGATAAAGCCACAAGACCATCACACCGGACTTGAAAGCAACCGTAAAAGGACCACAGCTTAGCGCGTGCCATACACGTTCAACggtaataaaaatgttaacCGGAATACTTTAAACTACTGAGGTGTTCAATAAATATTGCGTTTCAATATCATAGGGAGCTGCTGCTAAAACAAGGATAATTAGTTGCGCCCACTTTGGGTTGTGAACTGAGAACAGCATATTGCTGCAGCTTGACGATCCGGGCTATGCGGTCGCTAGTATTTCGCCTCTCCCGTCCTCTCGGCACGCTGCCCTGTTCCTCCAGTCTCCAGAgccgagcaggtcctcgctggccttgCGAACAGTGT
It includes:
- the LOC128270227 gene encoding pickpocket protein 28-like, which gives rise to MLKDRKLWTISAGALSTPESSHSGRQQPRYSFKKELFQLFTSISAHCYHQLAQANRSIWERLFWLLVLVLEVATLVTLTLSAWNKFNANPLITTLYDTIYPIANVPFPGISLCSNNRISRSAAGQYARNLAQRDPEQRNESYFLEQIALLGKLYDFDFENLHQMTKFQEFLDLHDVSNATGMYNALDTLGKLSPRCEDMLLRCFWKSIELPCMLRNDMIEVRRTQYGFCCTFNFVGHNEDSEIHPPPYHLDIGGPEMGLVVLLNGSANDYFYNLFNNIGFNVRIDALSITFRADGCVVSLQLQIFNPTEVPDITAGGVSEQFIQLGTETFVRVDAITIYSEPDVRRYSRQKRQCVFRDEVHKYGANYGRSNCVAACRIRSVQALCECVPFFMPMARGPVGGNSVTICNLQHIACLNKYKIKWSTVITDLVQIAGLEKEMEESLYCPECLPACSDSKYETRSSSLPLIPTRRDGFGVMAGITDVRDVSLVRIFFGWSETWLYKQSVAYYWFEILSNFGGMFGIIGGMSLVTLVECVYFVGRQLALVVVSHARTTRARHQQHTPQLLQ